gAATCATGCATTGACCTAGCTACTGTGTAGGCTTCCCCCCCTCCCCCCAGCAGAATTCTTCAGCCTTACACCTGaaacaaaagataataattttttatgttattgcCACTTGAAAGAAAACTAAGACTACCCATACCAATATCAAAGCGTTTAAAACATACTTCATACAATAATTCTCAAATACAAgtataaactagttcaaaaCACAATAATCATAGAAGTAATATCATAAAATATGTTAAGTTAATTGTTTTGACTTACATAACTAGatgtaaataataatactaTGAAGTTGTTGCATGTACAAATTTAATCCATTGAGCAGTACTAGGAATCCCATTATTCACAAGAAAAAGCATGTAATACCCAGAAGGTGCAACATTTGCTGAAGGTGGTGCTTCCACAATTGCACTTACCCACCCATCATCATCTTGTACTAATTTCTTCCTTTTCAGCTTCAACAACCTTTGATTCATTGCCACTGAATGTGTTGTAAATGGTGGTGCATATGCATTAAATTGTACCTCATTTTCCAACCTCCTTTTAACCCAAAATCTCACTTTAAATTCATCCCCATACCTTACACTCATACTATCTCCATCATTTTTGTAATCTTTTCTAATCGAATTTTTCTTAAACCGCCTTTTATGGCTCGAACCTTGGCTCTGTATATGATGATTACTACTTCTATTTGCCTTATGAGGAGTCGGTTTAAGCTTAGTCAAATGGTGATGGGTTTTATCTCCTTTTGCCTTATGAGAAGTCGATTTAGGCTTATTTACATGGTGATGGTTTTTATTTCCATTAACCTTATGGGTGTTATTTCTAGGCATATTTACTATACTATGATGTGTTCCATTGTTATGAATTGTAGTATGTTTCTTAGTGAAATTATCAATTGGCTTTAACTTTTCTTGGAACTCATTGTTAATAAGTACAGATATGTTACTAGGCCTTATAGGGTTAAACCTATGATCAGTATATTGAGGAGCAAATGTTTGTAACCTTAATTCAGTTGGGTACTTTACATCATTGTACACATATCTTTTATTTGGGTTACTTCCACCGATAAGAACCTTCCCATTTGGTAAAAGTATAGCTGATGAATGATACATCCTAGGTATATTTGTTTCCTTTAGGACTGAAAATCTTTCCCCTATCAGATTCTTCGGCTTGTACAAAAACGGCTTATTTGCAGGACTATCCGCATTGTTCCACCCTCCAGCTCCTCGCTTCGCACCATTGATGATGAGTATATGTCCTGTAGGAAGTATTACCTGTTGGAAAAATGACACGCATGTAATGCCACATCGAACAATAATTAGAAAGAGGTTGACTAGCTAATATATAACTTTGATGTGCTACTTTTCCTACTACCAACTGGTTTTCGAATGGAATTTCATCAGGTTTATGTGCAATCAACTCTGTTTATGTATGTGTCTTGTGTACAAGCACAaatttatcatggtatcagagccgatagTTTCAGaataactagaaaaaaaaatatcggtcttccataaaaaataatgtaCAGGTTTGAAAAGAATGACGTTCTCgctcaattaaaaaatgagttCACATGTGAGGGGgttgttggaaaaataactCACATGTGATCCTACATCgaacaattaaattaagtttaactaacatataagcttgatggaCTACTTTTTCTATTACCAATTGATTTTAGGAAAAAAGTCCATCGGTCGGGTTTGTCTCTTTTCTTATATGGGTCTTGTGTACAAGTCCAAATTTATCATTACCATGTCCGATAAAAGTCGAGCATGGGGCATTGCTTCCATGTTCCAAACATGACTATTTCCTGTAATCACCATTCTTCCACAAGTTTTTAATCCTTCTAAGAACCTTTCTTTAAGAGCTGCACTAAAAGCTCCCTCACTTGCACCCCCACATACCATAACCTCAACCTTTTGAAACCCATTTTGATGATCCAATGGTAAAATAACAGAAGACCCGGAACTTGGGTAGTTCCTGGATCCACCACCCGGGATCCTTGGATAGGTCTTAACAACTTGGTTAAGCCTGTAGTCGAAGAGAATCGAATCCCGAttagcaaaaataaaaagatgcCCATTagatgataaatgaagaaaagGGTAAAGATTATTTCCTCCTTCAGATTTATtataagtttggtgcaaaaatGGAAGAGTATAAGCAACTTCATTAGGTGATCTTTTAGGAACAAATTCATAAGACCATACTTTTTTACCACCCACTATTATGACACGTTCATTTTCACCCGGAAGTAAATGGTTAGAAGCATACCATCTACTTTTAGTAAGTCTAATTTTAGCTAATCTCCAATCACACATTCTATTATCACAAGGCTGAAAGTACCGGATCTTCTTATACCCATTTGCATACCCTCCCGTTTGCAATAGGGTCCCGTTTCGAAGAAATGAACCCGAAGAGCAAAACGGGTCTGCCTCAATTCTTAATGGCCTTAACTCATCAGTATCAATATGATACTCAACTGAATGAGCAAAACATTTGGAGTCTTTTATGTCATTAGGGTGGTTCACATGACAATCTCCACCGTGGGCCCGGTGTTTAAGTAGGTAAGCAGAGGGTCCAGAACCGGTTTGGTCGAAAATAAGGACAGTGTTCTTATGGGTTAAGGCCATATGCATGGCTACTACACCAACATTTTCCCTTATAAGTTCCCATTCTCCATCTTTTCCTATAATATTGGAAGTTTGggaactaataataatacaaaaggAAAATGTGAAAAGTAATATTGTAGCAAAATAAGGGTTATGACCCATGATTTAGGGAATAATTGAGTGAATAAAGAAACATATATTAAGGACTACTTAAGGAGTGAAGTGGGAATAGAAAGTGAGATTTATACAAGTATTTATATAGTTAGAAAACAATGCCTTATTATTGGGGATATGTGTTGCAATGGTCTTTTAATGGGAAGATATATTACTTCTGTTTTGCTAAAATTTATGCAATGCCTAATACATGATCATATTTTGATTAACTAATCCTTTATGATTGGGTGGGTATTGAAATTTGGGTTAATTTAAAAGGAATGACATTTTTGTAGCATTTAAAGTAGGTAGCAAATATGTTGTGATCAAACTAAGCTTGGTAAACTTGTGCTAGTACATAAAACTTGTACTTCATTTCATTACATACAAACTAGAGGTGTTTATGGCTGGTTTAAACGAGTAGCGGACCTGACATGCTTATAAAAATTTGTTGCagacttgaattttcaaaatcCCACTCGCCAAATCTAATATTTTTGATACTACCTGCCTTTTTCTTAACGGACAGGACCAACAAATAAATGGATATGgtcaatataaaaaatttaattacaatcttaaaaataatataaattaaagcattgttcaaaatactccaaacacaaaaaaaatcttCAATAGACAAGACATTTGACGATGCAGTAGGAATACATAAGGAAATGAAGCTAAAATTCTAAATGTCCAAGTTGTTGGattatcaaagtaataatacTATAGATTAGAGATTAGGCTCTTGGagtattgtaatttgtattttctcatataattttaaaatgaaaaagttagAAAATTCGTATATTATAACATAAGCGGCGTGTGGGTTTATTCGcaagtattattttaaaataattataactaAAAATCAGTTACAATTAGTAAAAGTTAGTTTCAATTActaaaaatcagttttaattagtaaaatcaGTTTTAATCAGCAAAAATCAGTTACAaatagtaaaaatcaattttgatcaataaaaattatttttaatcagtaaaaatcaggTGCACTAaacataaactaaattaaacaaAAGTCCAAACTAATTCAAGTAGAGTTTAGATTGCTAGTATATACACTACTAACCCTACAAACCCAAAAGAATCACTTATTTGataatgatgatggtgatgatggTGATATTCCCTCATTAAATGAAACCTTAGTATCACTAATTGagcataaataataataataataataataataataataataataataataataataatccttgCGTTAAACGAATCAACTAAAATCTTAACTATATTAAAAGttttaattcatatatttaaaaataaattatagattAAATGTAACAATAAATCGTTAAAAAAATGtgtgaaaataattttaaaaaattcaattgataataataatccttgcattaaACGAATCATTTAAAATCTTAACTATATTAAAAGttttaattcatatatttaaaataaaatatagattaaatgTAACAATAAATCGTTAAAAAAATGtgtgaataatttttaaaaattcaattgaGACAAAGTCATCAAATCAGaacagtaataataattctaaaatcaaggttttaattattttttttttacaattccCTCCATTTTCACGATTCTCCTCCATCTC
The Amaranthus tricolor cultivar Red isolate AtriRed21 chromosome 11, ASM2621246v1, whole genome shotgun sequence DNA segment above includes these coding regions:
- the LOC130827213 gene encoding aldehyde oxidase GLOX-like → MGHNPYFATILLFTFSFCIIISSQTSNIIGKDGEWELIRENVGVVAMHMALTHKNTVLIFDQTGSGPSAYLLKHRAHGGDCHVNHPNDIKDSKCFAHSVEYHIDTDELRPLRIEADPFCSSGSFLRNGTLLQTGGYANGYKKIRYFQPCDNRMCDWRLAKIRLTKSRWYASNHLLPGENERVIIVGGKKVWSYEFVPKRSPNEVAYTLPFLHQTYNKSEGGNNLYPFLHLSSNGHLFIFANRDSILFDYRLNQVVKTYPRIPGGGSRNYPSSGSSVILPLDHQNGFQKVEVMVCGGASEGAFSAALKERFLEGLKTCGRMVITGNSHVWNMEAMPHARLLSDMVILPTGHILIINGAKRGAGGWNNADSPANKPFLYKPKNLIGERFSVLKETNIPRMYHSSAILLPNGKVLIGGSNPNKRYVYNDVKYPTELRLQTFAPQYTDHRFNPIRPSNISVLINNEFQEKLKPIDNFTKKHTTIHNNGTHHSIVNMPRNNTHKVNGNKNHHHVNKPKSTSHKAKGDKTHHHLTKLKPTPHKANRSSNHHIQSQGSSHKRRFKKNSIRKDYKNDGDSMSVRYGDEFKVRFWVKRRLENEVQFNAYAPPFTTHSVAMNQRLLKLKRKKLVQDDDGWVSAIVEAPPSANVAPSGYYMLFLVNNGIPSTAQWIKFVHATTS